A region of Mesorhizobium sp. AR02 DNA encodes the following proteins:
- a CDS encoding GumC family protein has product MEGSIASRARLPRATQMAVATLNTNPRMIRPPREPMQSSPFHQLVITLATRKWFLLAVALLGGILAGLAGFTRPVLFEATTQVIIDAPSGGTSGGTASAQDSLESSIDDHLTMLSSQGHLRRVLTALRQPQAADVAGKSGISAVPPATGSFVSDLLNRVWARGKPAAGSPEADEAALKTLRNGMRVGQELRSRVITIGFTDASPARAALVANTFAQVYIEDLVQKRRASDQFALDSLVASLPQVQRDLVEATDRLETYRLTHGAVDQSAANNAANETAELGRQIFLSKANLSASESRLRHIEDLRKAGAPVTAIAEEIGSPVLTDLVARQPGAAADDDLGNAITREMEQSIARIAAEANVYRAQVAALEERKRVLDAAVADTASQLSGLRALEPQVAIVTQHYNELLGRQQDLIRRIAAPSPGVAVLSTAWPPSNPKTLSPIFLIPPGMIVFGLMGAVFVLIRNGFNQTLRSEAEAEAELGIPCIGLLPKVSGLHARQLRHLVLGQQNSPFSRAATSLLITAAPTQGRGQPPHIILVTSSIQDDGKTELAWSLALAATRLGGRVLFLDLDRKDVRLTNEFRGEFSTVKTHNSFGDYVSERCMLPDAITRMPEIGIDLMAAPAPSDDLLTLLSTVDKSQFTDELLSVYDVVIMNGPLGLGGPETRLLKRWADAVLFAVRWARTRRSIARGVLESLRAGGSVTAPVGSVLTQVNLKRHAGYRLGDSADLLLEKV; this is encoded by the coding sequence ATGGAAGGTTCCATAGCCAGCCGCGCCAGGCTTCCGCGCGCTACGCAGATGGCAGTCGCTACGCTCAACACCAATCCGCGCATGATACGACCGCCACGCGAGCCCATGCAATCGTCTCCCTTTCATCAGCTCGTCATCACCCTGGCGACGAGAAAATGGTTCTTGCTTGCCGTCGCCCTTCTGGGCGGCATCCTGGCCGGCCTCGCGGGCTTTACTCGCCCGGTGCTGTTCGAGGCGACGACGCAGGTCATCATCGACGCCCCGAGCGGCGGCACTTCGGGCGGCACGGCATCCGCTCAAGACTCGCTGGAATCGAGCATCGATGACCATCTGACGATGCTCTCGTCACAAGGCCATCTGCGTCGAGTTCTGACGGCGCTTCGCCAACCGCAGGCAGCCGACGTTGCCGGAAAAAGCGGCATCAGTGCCGTCCCGCCCGCCACAGGCTCGTTTGTGAGTGATCTCCTGAATCGGGTCTGGGCACGGGGCAAGCCGGCTGCGGGAAGTCCGGAAGCGGACGAGGCCGCGCTGAAGACGCTGCGGAACGGAATGAGGGTCGGACAAGAGCTGCGCTCGCGCGTCATCACCATCGGCTTCACCGATGCCAGTCCGGCGCGTGCTGCGCTTGTCGCGAACACATTCGCCCAGGTCTATATCGAAGATCTCGTACAGAAACGCCGTGCATCGGATCAGTTCGCGCTGGACTCGCTGGTCGCCAGCCTGCCGCAAGTACAAAGGGATCTGGTCGAAGCGACCGATCGGCTGGAGACGTACCGGCTGACACACGGCGCCGTTGATCAAAGTGCGGCCAACAACGCAGCTAATGAGACAGCGGAGCTCGGCCGACAGATTTTCTTGTCGAAAGCCAATCTTTCAGCCTCCGAATCGCGCCTTCGCCATATCGAAGACCTGCGGAAGGCGGGCGCGCCCGTCACGGCCATCGCTGAAGAAATCGGATCGCCTGTGTTGACGGACCTGGTGGCACGCCAGCCGGGTGCCGCTGCGGACGACGATCTGGGCAACGCGATCACTCGCGAAATGGAGCAAAGCATCGCACGCATCGCTGCCGAGGCAAACGTCTACCGCGCCCAGGTTGCGGCTCTCGAGGAACGCAAGAGGGTGCTCGATGCGGCCGTGGCCGACACTGCGAGCCAGCTTTCCGGGTTGCGTGCCCTCGAGCCGCAGGTGGCCATCGTGACACAGCACTACAACGAGCTCCTTGGCCGGCAGCAGGACCTGATACGGCGCATCGCCGCTCCCTCGCCAGGTGTAGCGGTCCTTTCGACGGCATGGCCGCCGTCAAATCCCAAGACCCTGTCGCCAATTTTCCTGATTCCACCCGGCATGATCGTGTTTGGTCTGATGGGGGCGGTCTTCGTCCTGATCCGTAACGGCTTCAATCAGACCTTGCGCAGTGAAGCTGAAGCCGAAGCCGAGCTTGGGATCCCGTGCATAGGGCTGCTTCCCAAGGTTTCGGGACTTCATGCCAGACAGCTGCGGCATCTGGTTCTGGGCCAGCAGAACTCGCCGTTCAGTCGCGCCGCGACATCCCTGCTCATCACCGCAGCGCCAACTCAGGGCAGGGGGCAGCCGCCGCATATCATCCTCGTAACGTCCAGCATCCAGGACGATGGCAAGACAGAGTTGGCATGGAGCCTGGCGCTGGCGGCAACGCGGCTGGGAGGAAGGGTGCTTTTCCTCGACCTCGACCGCAAGGACGTGCGCCTTACGAACGAGTTTCGTGGCGAATTCAGCACCGTCAAGACTCACAACTCCTTTGGAGATTATGTGAGTGAACGCTGCATGCTGCCGGATGCAATCACGAGAATGCCAGAAATCGGCATCGATCTCATGGCCGCTCCAGCACCTTCGGATGATCTGCTGACGCTTCTGTCCACTGTCGACAAATCCCAGTTCACCGATGAACTGCTCTCGGTCTACGACGTCGTCATCATGAACGGACCCTTGGGACTGGGAGGGCCCGAAACCAGGCTTCTGAAGCGCTGGGCCGATGCGGTGCTTTTCGCCGTTCGCTGGGCCAGGACGAGGCGCAGCATTGCCCGTGGTGTTCTGGAGTCACTCCGGGCTGGTGGATCCGTCACCGCTCCCGTGGGGAGTGTGCTCACCCAGGTGAATCTAAAGAGGCACGCCGGCTACCGGCTCGGGGATAGCGCCGACCTCCTGTTGGAGAAGGTTTGA
- a CDS encoding O-antigen ligase family protein, which yields MIRDALLAFGIAMSYAVQLSIPGLPFGYSELFLTLWILLSITRILAGGRLEVTPAVAKLGRFWLILTLALGVGSIIGFLTTTLFLDPLLHDTMAYVLLACVTCLAAAEPNAAVRLRRIAWWMIAVASAGFVIQVGLGFGWIHQSGVHPWYWDRFCGWSDNPNQLALYCALLGPLALHLATTTSNPWGRCLGVCSLILTFYVGRLTKSDTYLYTTVLACLILLGLRIRAWLTSDGGKVSLPRQLALLFAVGFLPLAISMAPYALSEAASAEDFAKSLTKDKGGEATAETAALRLYLWDAALDKGARSGSLGLGPGPHLDTPPVVNQQFLPRPFEAHSTILDLYTQGGLISVLALVWILGSSALSAWRAKLDALVALVASIAVFSAPHLIIRHPIVWFCLTLCLVAGTPQAIPAIVRQRRY from the coding sequence ATGATCCGTGACGCGCTCCTGGCCTTCGGCATCGCGATGTCCTACGCGGTGCAACTCAGCATTCCGGGGCTGCCGTTCGGCTACAGCGAACTGTTCCTCACGCTCTGGATATTGCTGTCGATCACGCGGATCCTTGCTGGCGGCCGACTGGAGGTTACGCCGGCCGTGGCCAAACTTGGACGTTTCTGGCTGATCCTGACGCTTGCCCTGGGCGTGGGTTCCATCATCGGCTTTCTGACGACCACACTGTTCCTCGATCCGTTGCTGCATGACACGATGGCGTATGTGCTGTTGGCCTGCGTTACCTGCCTGGCTGCCGCGGAGCCCAACGCGGCTGTCCGTTTACGCCGTATCGCCTGGTGGATGATCGCTGTCGCGAGTGCGGGCTTTGTCATTCAGGTAGGGCTTGGTTTCGGCTGGATCCATCAGTCTGGCGTCCACCCCTGGTACTGGGACCGCTTCTGCGGTTGGTCTGACAATCCGAACCAGCTTGCGCTCTACTGCGCTCTCCTCGGTCCGCTGGCTCTGCATCTTGCCACAACCACCAGCAATCCGTGGGGACGATGCCTTGGGGTGTGCAGCCTGATCCTCACCTTCTATGTCGGAAGACTGACAAAGAGCGATACCTATCTCTATACGACAGTCCTGGCTTGCCTGATCCTTCTCGGACTGCGGATTCGGGCATGGCTGACAAGCGACGGCGGCAAGGTCAGCCTGCCGCGGCAACTTGCCCTCCTGTTCGCCGTTGGCTTCCTTCCGTTGGCCATATCAATGGCGCCTTACGCCCTCAGCGAGGCCGCCAGCGCCGAAGACTTCGCCAAGAGCCTCACCAAGGACAAGGGCGGGGAGGCGACCGCGGAAACCGCGGCACTTCGCCTCTACCTTTGGGACGCGGCATTGGACAAGGGGGCAAGATCCGGATCTCTGGGTCTCGGCCCAGGCCCGCACCTTGATACTCCCCCCGTCGTCAATCAGCAGTTTCTGCCGCGGCCCTTCGAGGCCCATAGCACGATCCTCGATCTCTACACTCAGGGCGGCCTGATTTCAGTCCTGGCCCTGGTGTGGATCCTCGGTTCGTCCGCCTTGTCCGCCTGGCGTGCGAAGCTGGACGCGCTCGTGGCGCTCGTGGCATCGATCGCTGTCTTCAGTGCTCCGCATCTGATCATCCGCCATCCGATCGTGTGGTTCTGCCTGACCCTCTGCCTTGTCGCAGGAACGCCGCAGGCGATCCCCGCGATCGTTCGCCAGAGGAGATATTAG
- a CDS encoding glycosyltransferase — protein MSPHLVCVGGEDHRLRIPFLLALRERGFRVTAVSSDAGGAFSPHGIPHRRLAFDRFASGGGEWGAVSAVRKLMSELRPDIVQSFDTKPNLLTPLAVRGQVPVIRTINGLGWTFSSREPRALALRPVFCGLQGLASLWTAMTVFQNRDDQAFFERYRLVGHGKGRLIRSSGIDPNAFSTARYRGPSATTMREELGLQSAEVIIFVGRLTRQKGIPTLIKAVPRVLSERPNARFVLVGPQDSEGPFAVSRSDIEQYAPHVIALGPRRDVPALLGMADLFAFPTQYREGIPRVLLEAGLSGLPIVASRMPGCNDVVEDGWNGYLVAPRDADGLASRIIDLLSDRARGKIMGSRSVGLVRERFSLSWVVDQYCDLYKTVLGGKYRGSLARPAPAILREEGARSPRLGEARQ, from the coding sequence ATGAGTCCGCATCTGGTTTGCGTTGGAGGCGAGGATCACCGGCTTAGAATCCCGTTCCTTCTGGCGCTGCGTGAAAGGGGCTTTCGGGTCACTGCCGTCTCGAGCGATGCCGGAGGCGCCTTTTCACCCCATGGCATTCCGCATCGCCGGCTTGCGTTCGACCGCTTTGCCAGTGGCGGTGGAGAATGGGGCGCTGTCAGCGCGGTCCGTAAATTGATGTCCGAACTGCGTCCGGACATCGTTCAAAGTTTCGATACCAAGCCGAACCTCCTGACCCCTTTGGCCGTGCGCGGGCAGGTTCCGGTCATTCGCACCATCAATGGGCTTGGTTGGACATTCTCATCACGGGAACCGCGGGCGTTGGCGCTGCGTCCGGTCTTTTGCGGCCTTCAGGGGCTGGCATCACTTTGGACAGCCATGACGGTCTTCCAGAATCGCGACGATCAGGCCTTCTTCGAGCGCTATCGGCTGGTGGGTCACGGCAAAGGGCGATTGATCCGGAGTTCTGGCATCGACCCGAATGCGTTCTCGACAGCAAGGTATCGTGGCCCTTCGGCCACCACGATGCGCGAGGAGCTTGGGCTTCAGTCGGCCGAAGTCATAATCTTTGTCGGTCGGCTGACTCGCCAGAAGGGGATTCCGACCCTCATCAAGGCGGTTCCCCGCGTCCTCTCCGAGAGGCCCAACGCGCGTTTCGTGCTTGTCGGTCCGCAAGACTCCGAAGGTCCGTTCGCGGTCAGCAGGTCCGATATCGAGCAATATGCTCCTCACGTCATCGCCCTGGGGCCAAGGCGGGACGTTCCGGCCCTCCTTGGCATGGCGGATCTGTTCGCGTTTCCAACGCAGTATCGCGAGGGAATTCCGCGCGTCCTGCTGGAGGCAGGATTGTCCGGATTGCCAATCGTCGCCTCCCGAATGCCCGGCTGCAATGACGTGGTTGAAGATGGTTGGAATGGCTATCTCGTCGCGCCGCGCGATGCGGATGGCCTGGCATCCAGAATAATCGATCTTCTGTCCGACCGCGCCCGCGGAAAGATCATGGGCAGCCGTTCCGTCGGCCTCGTGCGGGAGCGCTTTTCGCTGTCGTGGGTCGTCGACCAATATTGCGACCTATACAAGACTGTCCTCGGTGGCAAATACCGCGGCAGTCTTGCTCGACCCGCACCCGCGATCTTGAGGGAAGAGGGTGCGCGGAGCCCCCGACTGGGCGAGGCACGGCAATGA
- a CDS encoding AMP-binding protein: MLETSGRPRLESYFTRTLPFVGGPTDQGVVTNRNTSPPDGFTWKQASTHPLDMDGPTSLPFPWMGDDFSEKSAFFHLERIVEKYPDKIAISDGSTSLSFSELLNAVQTLAGAIAGSVPPGKAVGLLIGNTLWYPVAMLAAMRAGRPAVPLNPRDPFQRLAAIATSARLAAIIKPGPGKPAGWPDASSLIWIDAANCMAATPDGSLSALPSEVSVDAPAIVLYTSGSTGAPKGVVNSQRAILQRVQQYVDACHFGPDDVFMPLTGPATIAGCREMMTPMLCGATLYLSDIESAGIRAARENFEKWRVTVVYLVPALLRVLMNGSAPDTFSSLRIVRVGGEKILWSDIDRLRDSVPDSCLVQISYSSTETTGTQWFLPRGYQERGATVPVGFVLPGIEYTIVDENACEVAPGDEGELLIRGNYTTLGYWADGENVPLQANSGNPRLRTFATGDLVKVDDTGMMWIVGRKGRQIKINGRRVEPAELELVLRRAPQVDDAVAVVTDANELVAFVVPARPGESELIAELRDLIRTALPPAVHPTRLHSVAEIPQLKGGKVDGVRLRELDRALNAQDAQNTPIARQAANPLDIEGTAAAVWERILPGKRAAGSRWDDAGGDSLKLLQFVMELETALGRELNLDAFTVGMSFADVVRAASPGQDTSSSLIEASDPRPILFIVPGSIGYGPSLAAFGAEMGNVARVVAVRYGDLNDLLRGHGTIPRMVDAVVDQIGQVQPDGNVKLIGYSLGGGVAFEVAAKLVAAGRSVTFLGILDTNIGPGQHNYRETLARTAQRIRAHRVTVDRMTLRALAKLFARFGAEAQLARGIDWLKWKTFARTRFILRLELEEILRMRAFGQWLAQPKPALPITATLFRCRRTGVPTDLGWSAFVTGLNIVPIVGGHLDMLVEPHLSHNRPLIERALLMSGA; this comes from the coding sequence GTGTTGGAAACGTCGGGGCGCCCGCGTTTAGAAAGCTATTTTACACGCACCTTGCCTTTCGTTGGCGGACCGACGGATCAAGGTGTTGTGACAAATCGCAACACCAGCCCTCCAGACGGCTTCACATGGAAACAGGCCTCCACCCACCCTCTGGACATGGACGGGCCAACCAGCCTCCCCTTCCCCTGGATGGGCGACGACTTCTCCGAAAAATCGGCATTCTTTCACCTGGAGCGGATTGTCGAAAAATACCCTGACAAGATCGCGATCAGTGACGGCTCCACATCCCTCAGCTTTTCGGAACTGCTCAACGCAGTCCAAACCCTGGCGGGTGCGATTGCTGGTTCGGTCCCACCGGGCAAGGCTGTCGGGCTTCTTATCGGAAATACCCTCTGGTATCCGGTGGCCATGCTCGCCGCCATGCGGGCTGGCAGGCCCGCCGTGCCGTTGAACCCCCGGGATCCATTTCAGCGCCTCGCTGCAATTGCCACCAGCGCGCGGCTGGCTGCAATCATAAAGCCAGGGCCGGGCAAGCCGGCAGGCTGGCCGGATGCCTCCTCCCTCATATGGATCGACGCGGCAAATTGCATGGCCGCAACGCCGGATGGCAGCTTATCGGCGTTACCGTCCGAAGTGTCGGTCGATGCCCCGGCAATCGTTCTGTACACGTCGGGCAGCACCGGGGCGCCGAAGGGCGTCGTCAACAGCCAGCGGGCGATCCTCCAACGCGTTCAGCAGTATGTGGATGCCTGCCACTTCGGTCCCGACGACGTGTTCATGCCACTGACCGGGCCGGCGACGATCGCGGGATGCCGCGAGATGATGACCCCGATGCTGTGCGGCGCCACATTGTACCTCTCGGATATCGAGAGCGCCGGCATTCGCGCCGCCCGCGAAAATTTCGAGAAATGGCGGGTAACGGTCGTCTATCTCGTGCCGGCCCTGCTGCGTGTGTTGATGAATGGTTCTGCGCCCGACACATTCTCTTCCTTGCGGATCGTGCGGGTCGGCGGAGAAAAGATTCTATGGTCCGATATCGACCGGCTCCGCGACAGCGTTCCCGATTCCTGTCTTGTCCAGATCAGCTATTCGTCCACGGAAACGACTGGCACCCAATGGTTTCTGCCGAGAGGCTACCAGGAACGAGGCGCGACGGTCCCGGTTGGCTTCGTCCTACCCGGCATCGAATATACCATCGTGGATGAGAACGCATGCGAAGTCGCCCCGGGCGATGAAGGAGAGTTGCTGATCAGAGGCAACTACACCACGCTCGGCTATTGGGCGGATGGGGAAAACGTCCCTCTTCAAGCGAACTCCGGCAACCCCCGGCTTCGAACCTTCGCAACGGGCGATCTGGTCAAGGTCGACGACACCGGAATGATGTGGATCGTCGGACGAAAGGGACGCCAGATCAAAATAAACGGAAGGCGGGTCGAACCTGCCGAGCTGGAACTCGTCTTGCGCCGGGCGCCCCAGGTGGATGATGCCGTTGCGGTGGTGACGGATGCGAACGAACTGGTGGCCTTTGTCGTCCCCGCGAGACCTGGCGAAAGCGAGCTCATTGCTGAATTGCGCGACTTGATCAGGACGGCCTTGCCGCCGGCGGTTCATCCGACGCGACTGCACAGTGTTGCCGAGATACCGCAGCTCAAAGGCGGCAAGGTCGACGGTGTCAGGCTGCGGGAACTGGATCGCGCACTGAACGCGCAAGACGCCCAGAATACGCCCATCGCCCGGCAGGCAGCGAACCCGCTTGATATCGAAGGCACCGCTGCGGCCGTATGGGAAAGGATTCTCCCGGGCAAAAGGGCTGCTGGCAGCCGCTGGGACGATGCCGGTGGCGATTCATTGAAACTGCTGCAATTCGTCATGGAACTTGAGACGGCTCTGGGGCGGGAACTCAACCTGGACGCGTTCACAGTCGGGATGAGCTTTGCCGATGTCGTCCGGGCTGCGTCTCCAGGGCAGGACACAAGTAGCTCGCTTATCGAGGCTTCCGACCCGAGGCCCATTTTGTTCATCGTGCCGGGATCGATCGGCTACGGCCCAAGCCTGGCGGCCTTCGGTGCCGAGATGGGCAATGTCGCCAGGGTTGTTGCCGTGCGCTACGGGGATCTGAACGATCTGCTGAGGGGACATGGCACGATACCGCGGATGGTGGATGCGGTTGTCGACCAGATCGGCCAGGTCCAGCCTGATGGCAATGTCAAGCTGATCGGCTATTCGCTTGGTGGCGGCGTCGCGTTCGAAGTTGCCGCCAAACTTGTTGCTGCCGGTCGGTCGGTCACGTTCCTGGGAATCCTCGACACCAATATCGGGCCTGGGCAGCACAATTACCGTGAAACTCTTGCACGAACCGCTCAGCGCATCCGCGCGCATAGAGTGACGGTGGATCGCATGACTTTGCGGGCTCTGGCAAAATTGTTTGCCCGATTTGGTGCCGAGGCCCAGCTCGCGAGAGGCATCGACTGGCTTAAATGGAAGACCTTCGCCAGAACGCGATTCATTTTGCGCCTCGAGCTCGAAGAAATCCTGCGGATGCGGGCATTTGGCCAATGGCTCGCGCAACCGAAGCCCGCATTGCCGATTACCGCCACCTTGTTTCGGTGCAGGCGCACAGGCGTTCCGACAGACCTTGGGTGGAGTGCTTTCGTTACCGGCCTGAACATAGTCCCGATCGTCGGCGGGCACCTGGACATGCTCGTTGAACCCCATCTCAGCCACAACCGTCCGTTGATAGAAAGGGCCCTTCTGATGAGTGGCGCATAG
- the asnB gene encoding asparagine synthase (glutamine-hydrolyzing), with translation MCGIAGILLAPDAANANALRAIGPMMMALRHRGPDGEAFWMSREAGIAFGHRRLAIVDLSEAGRQPMHSASGRYVMTFNGEIYNFRDLRRELEGAGHHFRGTSDTEVMLCAIESWGLDTALARFAGMFAFGLWDLQKRILHLARDRMGKKPLYVASTREALVFASELKAVTCFPGFTPELDVDAAATMLSKGWVPDDRCIWQGVFKLPPGSVLSVTAADFANARGAGSLAHRIRRWWSLADVACKGQRDPIAGSDEDLTTELDSLLRLAVRERMIADVPLGAFLSGGIDSSTVVALMQAQSRKPVRTFTIAFGESGFDEAPHAAAVARHLGTDHTELHLSPAAALEVIPELPRIWDEPFADESQIPTLLVSRLARQHVTVALSGDGGDECFAGYSRHFLATRLERQHQLPSSFRRMLAAGAGLLAQASQKNMFGSLPLSANMRHGLRSDRLNRLARLLAATDEDDLLRQLTGSSTNDLVHRKPPASLAGTTKLDDLLSRLLFDDMTGYLPGDILVKLDRATMANSLEGRCPILDHRVVEFAWRLPSSAKVRNGKGKWILRQLLDRYVPRRLVDRPKQGFDVPVGAWLKGPLRDWAADIIATIRLSGDGVIDCAKVDACWRDHLHGSQDHFRDLWPVLMFQAWRNEAMRPSAPATRPSYDIELTGD, from the coding sequence ATGTGTGGGATCGCCGGAATTCTCTTGGCGCCCGATGCAGCCAATGCCAACGCGCTCAGGGCGATCGGACCGATGATGATGGCCCTTCGTCATCGCGGGCCTGATGGCGAGGCATTCTGGATGAGCCGTGAAGCCGGGATCGCCTTCGGCCACCGGCGTCTGGCCATCGTCGACCTGTCGGAGGCGGGTCGCCAGCCGATGCACTCCGCGAGCGGCCGGTATGTCATGACCTTCAATGGCGAAATATACAATTTTCGTGATCTGCGCCGCGAACTGGAAGGGGCGGGTCACCATTTCCGCGGCACCAGCGACACGGAAGTCATGCTGTGCGCCATCGAGAGCTGGGGCCTCGATACGGCACTCGCGCGCTTCGCCGGCATGTTCGCTTTCGGGCTGTGGGATCTGCAGAAACGGATTCTCCATCTCGCCCGTGACCGAATGGGCAAAAAGCCGCTCTATGTCGCCTCGACACGTGAAGCGCTCGTCTTCGCCTCGGAGCTGAAGGCGGTCACTTGTTTCCCGGGATTCACCCCGGAACTCGATGTCGATGCGGCGGCGACGATGCTTTCGAAAGGGTGGGTGCCGGATGACCGGTGCATCTGGCAGGGCGTGTTCAAGCTGCCGCCCGGTTCAGTCCTGTCGGTGACGGCGGCGGATTTCGCCAATGCACGCGGCGCCGGTTCGCTTGCGCATCGCATTCGCCGCTGGTGGTCGCTGGCCGATGTCGCCTGCAAGGGGCAGCGGGATCCGATCGCCGGCAGCGACGAGGACCTTACGACTGAGCTCGACAGCCTGCTCCGCCTTGCCGTCAGAGAACGAATGATTGCCGATGTACCGCTAGGCGCCTTTCTGTCGGGCGGAATTGACAGCTCGACGGTCGTCGCCCTGATGCAGGCACAGTCCCGGAAGCCTGTTCGCACGTTCACCATAGCGTTCGGCGAGAGCGGGTTCGATGAGGCCCCCCATGCGGCCGCGGTTGCGCGGCATCTGGGCACCGATCATACGGAACTTCATCTCTCACCGGCCGCGGCGCTTGAGGTCATCCCGGAGCTGCCTCGGATTTGGGACGAGCCGTTCGCCGATGAGTCGCAGATACCGACGCTGCTGGTGTCGCGCCTCGCCCGGCAACATGTAACCGTGGCGCTGTCAGGCGATGGTGGCGACGAGTGCTTTGCGGGCTATTCTCGACACTTCCTGGCAACCCGCCTCGAAAGGCAGCATCAGTTGCCATCGTCATTTCGTCGGATGTTGGCGGCGGGGGCTGGATTGCTGGCCCAGGCCTCTCAGAAGAATATGTTCGGCAGCCTGCCGCTTTCGGCAAATATGCGGCACGGATTGCGCAGTGACCGCCTGAATCGCCTCGCGCGCCTGCTCGCGGCGACAGATGAGGACGACCTGCTTCGACAACTGACGGGGTCTTCGACCAACGACCTTGTTCATCGCAAGCCGCCGGCATCGCTTGCCGGCACAACAAAGCTCGACGACCTGCTCTCCCGTCTCCTGTTCGACGACATGACCGGCTATCTGCCGGGCGACATCCTGGTGAAGCTCGATCGCGCCACCATGGCCAACAGCCTCGAGGGACGATGCCCGATCCTGGACCATCGCGTCGTTGAATTCGCCTGGCGTCTGCCGAGCAGTGCCAAGGTCCGAAATGGCAAGGGCAAATGGATACTTCGCCAACTCCTTGATCGTTATGTACCGCGCCGACTGGTCGATCGGCCCAAGCAAGGTTTCGACGTTCCGGTCGGGGCCTGGCTGAAGGGACCCCTGCGCGACTGGGCAGCGGATATCATCGCCACGATACGCCTATCCGGAGACGGGGTCATCGACTGTGCGAAGGTCGACGCATGTTGGCGCGATCATCTGCATGGAAGCCAAGATCATTTCCGCGATCTGTGGCCGGTGCTCATGTTCCAGGCGTGGCGCAACGAAGCCATGCGGCCATCGGCGCCGGCAACGCGCCCTTCTTACGATATCGAACTGACAGGGGATTGA